Proteins encoded within one genomic window of Paraglaciecola psychrophila 170:
- a CDS encoding TonB-dependent receptor — MSLGGDHELVPRATYRWQGDELFSMDQDKEKSQDAYGVLDISVRLESLDQSYSVTLFVNNALDENYVDAIIHNNIWAGSYDHFYSAKSERTAGIDFRYTW; from the coding sequence ATGTCCTTAGGTGGAGATCATGAATTAGTGCCTCGTGCTACTTATCGCTGGCAAGGTGATGAGTTGTTTTCTATGGATCAGGACAAAGAAAAAAGCCAAGACGCTTACGGTGTTTTGGATATCTCTGTAAGACTAGAATCCCTAGACCAATCCTATAGCGTCACCTTGTTTGTTAATAACGCTTTAGACGAAAATTATGTCGATGCCATTATTCACAATAATATCTGGGCCGGATCCTACGACCATTTTTATTCGGCAAAAAGTGAACGTACTGCTGGTATCGACTTCAGATACACTTGGTAG